A single Orcinus orca chromosome 2, mOrcOrc1.1, whole genome shotgun sequence DNA region contains:
- the GCNT3 gene encoding beta-1,3-galactosyl-O-glycosyl-glycoprotein beta-1,6-N-acetylglucosaminyltransferase 3, with product MKMIGWKKKLCRGHHLWALGCYMLLAVVALRLSLRLKCDIHSLDLESRDFRSQRCRDILYNSLKLPAKRSINCSGVTRGDQEAVVKALLDNLEVKKKREPFTDTDYLNMTRDCEQFKSQRKFIQFPLSKEELGFPIAYSVVVHEKVENFERLLRAVYAPQNIYCVHVDEKSPETFKEAVRAIISCFPNVFMASKLVRVVYASWSRVQADLNCMEDLLQSSVPWKYLLNTCGTDFPIKTNAETVLALKMLNGKNSMESEIPTEYKKSRWKYHYEVTDTLHLTSKMKDPPPDNLPVFTGNAYFVASRAFVQHVLENPKSQRLIEWAKDTYSPDEHLWATLQRAPWMPGSVPYHPKFHISDMTAIARLVKWQFHEGDISMGAPYAPCSGIHQRAICIYGAGDLHWILQSHHLLANKFDPKVDDNVLQCLEEYLRYKAIYGTEL from the coding sequence ATGAAGATGATTGGGTGGAAGAAGAAGCTCTGCAGGGGGCATCACCTGTGGGCCCTGGGCTGCTATATGCTGCTGGCCGTTGTTGCTCTGAGACTTTCTCTCAGGTTAAAATGTGACATACATTCCCTGGATCTGGAATCCAGGGACTTTCGAAGCCAGCGCTGTAGGGACATCTTGTACAACTCCCTGAAGCTGCCAGCAAAGAGATCCATCAACTGTTCTGGGGTCACCCGAGGGGACCAGGAAGCAGTGGTCAAGGCTCTCCTGGACAATCTGGAGGTCAAGAAGAAGCGGGAGCCTTTCACAGACACCGATTACCTCAACATGACCAGAGATTGTGAGCAGTTTAAGTCCCAAAGGAAGTTCATACAGTTCCCACTGAGCAAAGAAGAGTTAGGCTTCCCCATCGCATACTCTGTGGTGGTCCATGAGAAGGTTGAAAACTTTGAACGGCTGCTGCGAGCTGTGTATGCCCCTCAGAACATATACTGCGTCCATGTGGATGAGAAGTCCCCAGAAACTTTCAAAGAGGCAGTCAGGGCCATTATTTCCTGCTTCCCAAATGTCTTCATGGCCAGTAAGTTGGTTCGAGTGGTTTACGCCTCCTGGTCCAGGGTGCAGGCTGACCTGAACTGTATGGAAGACTTGCTCCAGAGCTCGGTGCCATGGAAATACTTACTGAATACATGTGGGACAGATTTTCCTATAAAGACCAATGCTGAGACAGTCCTGGCCCTCAAGATGTTGAATgggaagaacagtatggagtccGAGATACCTACTGAGTACAAAAAGTCTCGCTGGAAATACCACTATGAGGTGACAGACACGTTGCACCTAACCAGCAAGATGAAGGACCCTCCCCCTGATAACTTACCCGTGTTCACAGGGAATGCCTATTTTGTGGCTTCTCGAGCCTTTGTCCAACATGTCTTAGAGAACCCCAAATCCCAACGACTGATCGAATGGGCAAAAGACACCTATAGCCCCGATGAACACCTCTGGGCCACCCTTCAGCGTGCACCGTGGATGCCTGGCTCTGTCCCCTACCACCCGAAGTTTCACATCTCAGACATGACCGCCATTGCCAGGCTGGTCAAATGGCAGTTCCACGAGGGAGACATCAGTATGGGGGCACCTTATGCACCTTGCTCTGGAATCCACCAGCGGGCTATCTGCATTTATGGGGCTGGGGACCTGCACTGGATTCTTCAGAGTCATCACCTCTTGGCGAACAAGTTTGACCCAAAGGTGGATGATAACGTTCTGCAGTGTTTAGAAGAGTATTTACGTTATAAGGCCATCTATGGGACTGAACTCTGA